The Prosthecobacter dejongeii genome window below encodes:
- a CDS encoding ferredoxin, whose amino-acid sequence MADAENKYPQNTAGAYYVDDQCIDCDLCRETAPANFKRDDDGGHSYVYKQPESDEERELSEEALAGCPVEAIGRDGE is encoded by the coding sequence ATGGCAGACGCAGAAAACAAATATCCTCAGAACACCGCTGGCGCATACTACGTGGACGATCAGTGCATTGACTGTGACCTCTGCCGTGAGACTGCCCCTGCGAACTTCAAGCGTGACGATGACGGTGGTCATTCCTACGTTTATAAGCAGCCTGAGTCTGATGAAGAGCGTGAGCTTTCTGAAGAAGCTCTGGCTGGCTGCCCGGTGGAAGCGATCGGTCGTGACGGCGAGTAA
- the hemQ gene encoding hydrogen peroxide-dependent heme synthase has translation MSPIIPQEGWIVQHLFYHVDHGFWAALTPEEKAERFDRFNATVEAIRAHPKTQLLTFSMVSPKADLGVMLLTPDLQDANRFEKELGQAFGPEVLNPTYSYLSMTEWTEYSEKEEDASARIARTENLEVGSEAHTARLAEWKGHMEKYFNDRLYPNMPDWQVMCFYPMSKRRNVGANWYAQEFEKRRELMGGHAKTGRKFSGKVRQLITGSTGLDSHEWGVTLFAHDIFQIKTIVYEMRWDEVTTQYGEFGDFYIGIQLNGEELLQRLLLA, from the coding sequence ATGTCCCCCATCATCCCCCAAGAAGGCTGGATCGTTCAGCACCTCTTTTATCACGTGGATCACGGCTTCTGGGCCGCCCTCACCCCTGAAGAAAAGGCCGAACGCTTTGATCGGTTCAATGCCACCGTCGAGGCCATCCGGGCACATCCAAAGACGCAACTGCTCACCTTCAGCATGGTCAGCCCCAAGGCAGATCTCGGGGTCATGCTGCTCACACCCGACCTCCAGGATGCGAACCGCTTTGAAAAGGAGCTCGGCCAGGCCTTCGGTCCTGAGGTCCTCAATCCGACCTACAGCTACCTCTCCATGACTGAATGGACTGAGTACAGCGAAAAGGAAGAGGATGCCTCCGCCCGCATCGCCCGCACAGAAAACCTGGAAGTCGGCTCCGAAGCCCACACCGCACGCCTTGCCGAGTGGAAAGGCCACATGGAAAAGTACTTCAATGACCGCCTCTACCCGAACATGCCCGACTGGCAGGTCATGTGCTTTTACCCCATGAGCAAGCGCCGCAACGTCGGCGCCAACTGGTACGCCCAGGAATTTGAAAAACGCCGTGAACTGATGGGCGGCCACGCCAAAACAGGCCGCAAATTCTCGGGCAAGGTTCGCCAGCTCATCACCGGCTCCACCGGCCTCGACAGTCACGAATGGGGCGTTACCCTCTTTGCCCACGACATTTTCCAGATCAAAACCATCGTCTATGAAATGCGCTGGGACGAAGTCACCACCCAATACGGTGAATTTGGCGACTTCTACATTGGCATCCAGCTCAATGGCGAGGAGCTCCTCCAGCGCCTGCTGCTGGCTTGA
- the purT gene encoding formate-dependent phosphoribosylglycinamide formyltransferase, giving the protein MSRIGTPLSSTATKVMLLGSGELGKEVVIELQRLGCEVIAVDRYANAPAMQVAHRSHVISMLDGEALRRLIEIEKPNFIVPEIEAIATDTLLELENEGFTVVPTARAAKLTMNREGIRRLAAEELGLKSSPYIFAQTEEEFRAAIAEIGMPCVVKPIMSSSGKGQSVVKTEADIAHSWQYAQEGGRAGKGKVIVEGFVDFDYEITMLTVRHAGGTSFCAPVGHTQIKGDYRESWQPHPMSEKALAAAEHMAGAITEALGGRGLFGVELFIKGDEVIFSEVSPRPHDTGLVTLISQDLSEFALHVRAILGLPIPNIHQHGPSASCAVLVEGDSSQVQFGSLDKVLAEPDTQMRLFGKPTVSGQRRMAVTLARGADVDEARAKAHRAAQAMDIRL; this is encoded by the coding sequence ATGTCCCGCATCGGTACCCCTCTTTCCTCCACGGCAACGAAAGTCATGCTCCTCGGCTCGGGTGAGCTGGGCAAAGAAGTCGTCATTGAACTGCAACGTCTCGGCTGCGAGGTCATCGCGGTGGATCGTTATGCCAATGCCCCTGCCATGCAGGTGGCGCACCGCAGCCATGTGATTTCCATGCTGGATGGCGAGGCGCTGCGTCGTCTCATTGAAATTGAAAAGCCGAACTTCATCGTGCCTGAGATTGAGGCCATCGCCACGGATACACTGTTGGAACTGGAGAACGAAGGCTTCACCGTCGTACCCACGGCCCGTGCGGCGAAGCTGACGATGAATCGTGAAGGCATTCGCCGTCTGGCCGCAGAAGAATTGGGGCTGAAAAGCTCTCCCTACATCTTTGCACAAACGGAGGAGGAATTCCGTGCTGCCATCGCAGAAATCGGCATGCCGTGTGTGGTGAAGCCCATCATGTCATCTTCCGGCAAAGGCCAGAGCGTGGTTAAGACGGAGGCCGATATCGCTCACTCCTGGCAGTATGCTCAAGAGGGCGGTCGTGCTGGGAAAGGCAAAGTCATCGTCGAGGGGTTTGTGGACTTTGATTATGAGATCACCATGCTCACCGTGCGCCATGCAGGAGGCACTTCTTTCTGTGCCCCGGTGGGCCACACGCAGATCAAAGGTGACTATCGTGAGTCCTGGCAGCCGCACCCGATGAGTGAGAAGGCCCTGGCCGCCGCAGAGCACATGGCGGGAGCGATCACGGAGGCTTTAGGCGGGCGAGGTCTGTTTGGCGTGGAGCTGTTTATCAAGGGCGATGAAGTCATCTTTAGCGAAGTTTCACCGCGCCCTCATGACACCGGGCTCGTGACCCTGATTTCCCAAGACCTTTCGGAGTTTGCGCTCCACGTGCGAGCCATCCTAGGCCTGCCGATCCCTAACATCCACCAGCATGGCCCGAGCGCGAGCTGCGCGGTGCTTGTCGAAGGGGATTCCTCCCAGGTCCAGTTTGGCTCTCTGGATAAAGTCCTCGCAGAGCCTGATACTCAAATGCGTCTGTTTGGTAAACCCACTGTGAGTGGTCAGCGCCGCATGGCCGTGACTCTGGCCCGTGGAGCGGATGTGGATGAAGCCCGCGCCAAAGCCCACCGCGCAGCCCAGGCCATGGACATTCGCCTGTAA
- a CDS encoding class I SAM-dependent methyltransferase: MHALTALFYALETQPEIPLATAQRILFLRAQAHSGLDPLRERLTCEQTWKPHAAGLELQGIRHTRQAEGQFDLILLLPDRQRESILSDFAHAHELLAEGGTLVVALHNDWGAKRMEQHLAEVAPEVRTLSKNHSRVFWATHTSPWKTDVLAQWKTNGAMQRILEGKFWSQPGLFNWDRVDEGSALLTQHLPHSLSGAVADLGSSWGYLSDHILRHCPNLRSVDMYEADARALECARRNTGLVPVPVRPRILWKDVTQGVGTACYDTIIMNPPFHDGRETNTMLGLKFITVAAQALRTTGDLWLVANKHLPYENLMKEAFEHQRTVAETRNFKVLHGSKPTLVTRQVKRKPRR, translated from the coding sequence ATGCACGCCCTCACCGCCCTTTTTTATGCCCTGGAGACTCAGCCCGAGATCCCCTTGGCCACTGCCCAGCGCATCCTTTTCCTCCGCGCCCAGGCCCATTCCGGTCTCGATCCTCTTCGCGAACGCCTCACCTGTGAGCAAACCTGGAAACCGCACGCGGCAGGGCTGGAGCTTCAGGGCATCCGCCACACCCGCCAGGCTGAAGGCCAGTTTGACCTCATCCTCCTCCTGCCAGATCGCCAGCGTGAAAGCATCCTCTCGGACTTTGCTCACGCTCACGAGCTCTTGGCCGAAGGCGGCACTCTCGTCGTCGCCCTGCACAACGACTGGGGTGCGAAACGGATGGAACAGCACCTAGCTGAAGTCGCTCCCGAGGTCAGAACGCTCTCCAAAAATCACAGTCGCGTCTTCTGGGCCACTCATACCTCCCCCTGGAAGACCGATGTCCTCGCGCAGTGGAAAACGAATGGCGCCATGCAGCGCATCCTTGAAGGAAAGTTCTGGTCTCAACCCGGTCTCTTTAACTGGGACCGCGTGGATGAAGGCTCCGCCCTCCTTACCCAGCACCTCCCTCATTCCTTGAGCGGCGCCGTCGCAGATCTTGGCTCAAGCTGGGGTTACCTCAGCGATCACATCCTCCGCCACTGCCCGAATCTCCGCAGCGTGGACATGTATGAGGCCGATGCACGCGCGCTAGAATGCGCCCGGCGGAATACCGGGCTCGTTCCTGTGCCTGTGCGCCCGCGCATCCTGTGGAAAGACGTCACTCAAGGCGTTGGCACTGCTTGTTATGACACCATCATCATGAATCCTCCCTTTCATGATGGCCGTGAGACCAACACCATGCTGGGCCTCAAGTTCATCACCGTCGCTGCCCAGGCCCTCCGCACCACGGGAGACCTCTGGCTCGTCGCCAACAAACACCTCCCTTATGAGAACCTCATGAAGGAGGCTTTCGAGCATCAACGGACCGTGGCCGAGACCCGCAATTTCAAAGTTTTGCACGGCAGCAAACCCACACTGGTGACGCGGCAAGTGAAGAGAAAACCCCGTCGTTAA
- a CDS encoding amino acid ABC transporter ATP-binding protein — MKLETRKVVKRYGDFIALDEASFQTGDDARVVALLGPSGGGKSTLLRVLGGLLVPEAGEVRVNDQMLPQDDAAALLGLRQNGFVFQGYNLFPHLTALQNVTLPLTVVHGQPADAAHRRATELLDRLGLAQHLHKRPAELSGGQQQRAAIARALASKPRLLLLDEPTSALDPVMTGEVLDVIRELAQEGQQIVLATHEISFARLVADWVVFLAQGKVVESCSAVKFFDDPSSSYAKEYLTALTKYR; from the coding sequence ATGAAACTTGAGACACGAAAGGTCGTTAAGCGTTATGGCGACTTCATCGCTCTAGATGAGGCCAGCTTTCAAACGGGTGACGATGCCCGCGTGGTCGCCCTTCTTGGGCCCAGTGGCGGGGGGAAGTCCACTCTACTGCGCGTGCTGGGCGGCCTGCTGGTGCCCGAGGCCGGAGAGGTCCGGGTGAATGACCAAATGCTTCCTCAAGACGATGCTGCAGCCCTTCTGGGCCTCCGGCAAAACGGGTTTGTCTTTCAGGGCTACAACCTTTTCCCTCATCTCACCGCGCTACAAAATGTCACCCTGCCCCTGACCGTCGTGCATGGTCAGCCAGCAGACGCAGCCCACCGACGCGCCACGGAACTGTTAGATCGCCTGGGCTTAGCCCAGCATCTGCATAAACGCCCAGCGGAACTCTCTGGCGGGCAGCAGCAACGCGCCGCCATCGCCCGCGCACTGGCTTCCAAACCAAGACTCCTTCTTCTGGACGAACCCACCTCTGCGCTGGATCCCGTCATGACAGGAGAGGTGCTGGACGTCATTCGAGAACTGGCCCAAGAAGGCCAGCAAATCGTCCTAGCCACCCACGAAATCAGTTTTGCCCGATTGGTGGCGGACTGGGTGGTATTCTTGGCACAGGGAAAAGTGGTTGAATCCTGTTCTGCTGTTAAGTTTTTTGACGACCCCTCGTCATCCTATGCGAAGGAGTATTTGACGGCCCTGACGAAATATCGTTGA
- a CDS encoding type II toxin-antitoxin system RelE/ParE family toxin, whose amino-acid sequence MGKKIIFLPEAEADLDEAAEFYEIQEPGLGDEVFDFLSARIDELVTTGGLHSISRGAHRAVVLGRFPYFTIHYRNDPSTITVLAVLDQRRDPEHNLNKLRGRI is encoded by the coding sequence ATGGGGAAAAAAATAATTTTCCTTCCAGAAGCTGAAGCTGATCTCGACGAGGCTGCTGAATTTTACGAAATTCAGGAACCAGGACTCGGAGATGAAGTCTTTGACTTTTTATCTGCGCGAATTGACGAATTGGTGACCACTGGCGGCCTCCATTCAATCAGCAGAGGAGCGCATCGGGCAGTCGTCTTGGGCCGGTTCCCGTATTTCACGATTCATTACCGGAACGATCCATCAACCATTACGGTGCTCGCTGTTCTGGACCAACGGCGCGATCCAGAACACAATCTCAACAAGCTACGCGGCCGGATTTAA
- a CDS encoding thiazole synthase, whose protein sequence is MLNQPLTIADRTFQSRLMLGTGKFASGELMRQAIIASGTEIVTVALRRADLTGKGDPFANILDFIPKEVLLLPNTSGAMNAEEAVRLARLAVAAGLPNWVKLEIHPDPRYLLPDPIETLKAAEVLVKEGYIVLPYINADPVLARRLQDVGTATVMPLGSPIGSHQGITTRRQIEIIISQATVPVVVDAGIGAPSHAAEAFEIGADAVLVNTAIAIAHDPARMATAFKAAVEAGRAAYEIGLGDQNDEASATSPLTTFLYQ, encoded by the coding sequence ATGCTCAATCAGCCCCTCACCATCGCCGACCGCACTTTTCAGTCCCGCCTCATGCTGGGCACGGGAAAGTTTGCCTCCGGTGAACTCATGCGTCAGGCCATCATCGCCTCCGGCACAGAGATCGTCACTGTAGCCCTGCGTCGGGCCGATCTCACTGGCAAAGGCGACCCCTTCGCCAACATTCTGGATTTTATCCCCAAGGAAGTCTTGCTCCTACCCAATACCAGCGGTGCCATGAATGCCGAAGAAGCCGTGCGCCTCGCCCGCCTTGCCGTGGCAGCAGGCCTGCCAAACTGGGTGAAGCTAGAGATCCACCCAGATCCCCGTTACCTCCTGCCGGACCCGATTGAAACCCTCAAGGCCGCAGAGGTACTGGTCAAAGAAGGCTACATCGTCCTTCCCTACATCAATGCAGACCCCGTGCTGGCCCGTCGCCTGCAGGATGTCGGCACCGCCACCGTCATGCCCTTGGGCTCTCCCATCGGCTCCCACCAGGGCATCACCACACGCCGGCAGATCGAAATCATCATCTCTCAGGCTACCGTCCCAGTGGTGGTAGATGCAGGCATCGGTGCACCGAGCCACGCTGCTGAAGCCTTCGAAATCGGGGCAGATGCCGTTTTGGTAAATACTGCCATCGCCATCGCTCATGATCCCGCTCGTATGGCCACCGCTTTCAAAGCCGCCGTCGAGGCAGGCCGCGCCGCTTATGAGATTGGTCTGGGAGATCAAAATGACGAAGCCAGCGCCACCAGCCCCCTCACCACCTTTCTTTACCAGTAA
- a CDS encoding amino acid ABC transporter permease has product MNAPFRQRLLWTLVLALGVSGWLYTTFAAVHYTWNWEKAWIYRSQLMWGWVTTLLVSLGAIMVSIVVGFTLMLGRRTRILPLRLFCTGTVELLRGSPFLVQLLIGYYIIATAWKINDPLVVGTLLLGLFEGAYLAEIFRGAIESIGATQREAARAVGFSKVQMYRYVIIPQAVRRALPGTTGQLVSLIKDSSLLSVIGVEELVQKVKILNSSSYTALEGYLPLAAAYLIVTLPLSWYAGRLERRFAYET; this is encoded by the coding sequence ATGAACGCCCCTTTCCGCCAAAGACTGCTCTGGACGCTCGTCCTCGCGCTAGGCGTTTCCGGGTGGCTGTACACCACTTTTGCAGCCGTTCACTATACTTGGAATTGGGAAAAGGCCTGGATTTACCGCTCCCAGCTCATGTGGGGCTGGGTGACCACCCTGCTAGTCTCTCTGGGAGCAATCATGGTGAGTATCGTCGTAGGATTCACCCTGATGCTAGGTCGGCGCACACGCATCCTACCGCTGCGCCTCTTCTGCACAGGCACGGTGGAATTGCTTCGCGGGTCCCCTTTCCTAGTCCAGCTTTTAATTGGTTATTACATCATCGCCACCGCCTGGAAGATCAATGATCCCTTAGTGGTGGGGACGCTTCTGCTAGGCTTGTTTGAAGGGGCATACCTGGCAGAAATCTTTCGCGGAGCCATCGAAAGCATCGGCGCGACCCAGCGTGAGGCCGCCCGCGCGGTGGGTTTTAGCAAGGTGCAGATGTATCGCTATGTCATCATTCCCCAGGCCGTGCGGCGTGCCCTACCTGGCACGACAGGGCAGCTCGTTTCTCTGATCAAGGATTCATCCCTGCTCTCAGTGATTGGCGTTGAAGAACTGGTGCAGAAGGTCAAAATCCTGAACAGCAGCAGCTACACAGCCCTGGAAGGTTACCTGCCACTAGCAGCTGCCTACCTCATCGTCACGCTGCCCCTTTCCTGGTATGCCGGCCGTCTTGAGAGGAGGTTCGCCTATGAAACTTGA
- a CDS encoding addiction module protein: MSAASISSSPLLESAFAVVAKMSRDEKAVLLERVEAELRDDAGVPDWENQVVQERLRLLDEGISIPIPWEEVKTRLGRKWGKK; the protein is encoded by the coding sequence ATGAGTGCCGCTTCCATCTCATCTTCGCCATTGCTGGAGTCTGCATTCGCAGTTGTGGCGAAAATGTCGCGCGATGAAAAAGCGGTGCTCCTGGAACGGGTAGAGGCTGAATTGCGAGATGACGCGGGAGTTCCAGATTGGGAGAATCAAGTGGTCCAAGAACGCCTGCGTCTGCTGGATGAGGGAATTTCTATTCCAATTCCGTGGGAAGAAGTCAAAACCCGGCTTGGACGCAAATGGGGAAAAAAATAA
- a CDS encoding muramidase family protein, protein MKAKPAVFFAKHPRWAILALMFSVSLAQAQSPGAPGAVQQPYYRQPGSAYVPPGTTQRTPQARLPAGPAPARTQGYQPGFGTPPPNQAPSSYKPPTIKGASVSKPKSSVTKNTQSKPVSLESKVARLEKNDAHQDRRLSSLERGQGMTTIEGGESYLPETGKTYTVRPGDTLWRIADKHSTSINAIKSANRLSGETISVGQTIRIPGHGNAAVFAESNSASSHTVRPGDTFSQIAHAHGVSQDALARANPSAYPDRLLVGERLTIPGKGSNSSGKRASAGSSVASAPSSRSHLVKRGESLGAIAKMHGVSTASVAAANKLKNSNLIEPGQRLIIPGGGAARPAPPSPTYPAADSDTVPLPGASLMAAQPEPSAPSPSPAPALAPAPAYEPLPKPAPPTSSNRRGIVAYRLERGDDINTVAALFNTTPEKIREMNKLPADRKLKEGEEVVVPSLGAVSLN, encoded by the coding sequence ATGAAAGCGAAGCCTGCCGTCTTTTTTGCGAAGCATCCTCGTTGGGCCATTCTGGCCTTGATGTTCAGCGTTTCTCTGGCGCAGGCCCAGAGCCCTGGAGCACCCGGTGCTGTTCAGCAGCCATACTATCGGCAGCCAGGCTCTGCCTACGTGCCACCTGGCACCACTCAGCGTACCCCTCAGGCCCGGCTGCCTGCTGGCCCTGCTCCCGCGAGAACACAGGGTTACCAACCTGGGTTTGGCACTCCTCCCCCCAACCAAGCTCCGTCTAGCTACAAACCACCGACGATCAAGGGGGCGAGTGTGAGCAAGCCTAAGAGCAGTGTGACCAAAAACACGCAAAGCAAGCCTGTGAGCCTCGAGTCCAAGGTGGCGCGTTTGGAAAAAAACGATGCTCACCAAGATCGTCGTCTTAGCAGTCTCGAGCGCGGTCAGGGAATGACCACCATTGAGGGCGGGGAGAGCTACCTGCCTGAAACAGGGAAGACTTACACCGTCAGACCTGGGGATACGCTTTGGAGGATTGCTGATAAACACAGCACTAGCATCAATGCGATCAAGTCCGCCAATCGCCTTTCAGGTGAGACCATTTCAGTGGGGCAAACGATCCGAATTCCGGGGCATGGGAATGCTGCTGTGTTTGCAGAATCGAACTCAGCTAGCTCTCACACGGTCAGGCCTGGAGATACTTTTTCACAAATAGCCCATGCTCATGGGGTGTCTCAAGATGCGCTTGCTCGTGCCAATCCTTCCGCTTACCCAGACCGCCTTCTGGTCGGCGAAAGGCTGACCATTCCAGGAAAGGGGAGTAATTCGTCGGGGAAACGTGCTTCTGCGGGATCTTCAGTGGCATCGGCTCCATCTTCACGTTCGCATTTGGTGAAAAGAGGCGAAAGCCTGGGCGCGATTGCTAAGATGCATGGGGTTTCGACCGCGTCAGTCGCTGCGGCGAACAAACTGAAGAACTCCAATTTGATCGAACCTGGCCAGCGCTTGATCATCCCTGGTGGCGGTGCTGCCCGCCCGGCGCCTCCATCCCCTACTTATCCGGCTGCTGATTCAGACACGGTGCCGCTTCCTGGAGCCAGCTTGATGGCGGCCCAGCCTGAGCCATCAGCCCCTTCGCCATCACCAGCACCTGCTTTGGCCCCTGCGCCAGCGTATGAGCCGCTGCCAAAGCCGGCCCCTCCCACCAGCAGCAATCGTCGAGGTATCGTGGCTTACCGACTGGAGCGTGGAGATGATATCAATACCGTGGCGGCCCTGTTTAACACCACACCTGAAAAAATCCGTGAGATGAATAAACTGCCTGCGGACCGGAAGCTGAAAGAAGGCGAAGAAGTGGTGGTTCCTTCACTCGGAGCTGTGTCCCTGAATTGA
- a CDS encoding glycosyltransferase produces MHVVLLPFGSAGDVFPFLWLGRHLKAQGHQVTLVVACVFEEIARQAGLEVLPMGTQEEFDQLIADPRVWQLYQGTKLVFETAGAKTPEIFAALEAMVHSAKPPDLLMAACTVFGARLIREKYHIPLVSVHVQPTVMISAHEPPVLFPGMEHMRRLPLWLRRWLVHLPNPADRFAGPAVHATCSKHHISPPKSLWWDWADSPDGVLALFPEWFAPAQPDWPANLLVWDFPLEDIAQERPLNPEVTQFLAAGEKPIVFTPGSANIQARRFFQVALETVTAMKKRAIFATRQRDQLPPDLPENVLAVEYVPFSTLIPQAAAFVHHGGIGTLSQGFAAGVPQLIMAMAHDQPDNAYRLKKLGAGLGLTPRTFTPGNVQAALHHLLTQPSYLAAAQRCQTHMQRRPSIPQLLDWIAARKFLPSKS; encoded by the coding sequence ATGCACGTCGTTCTTCTCCCCTTTGGCAGCGCTGGAGATGTCTTCCCCTTCCTCTGGCTGGGGCGGCACCTCAAAGCCCAGGGCCATCAGGTCACCCTCGTCGTCGCCTGCGTTTTTGAGGAAATCGCCCGCCAGGCAGGACTCGAGGTCCTTCCCATGGGGACTCAAGAAGAATTCGATCAGCTCATTGCCGACCCACGGGTCTGGCAGCTTTATCAGGGAACCAAGCTCGTTTTTGAAACCGCCGGGGCCAAAACACCAGAGATCTTTGCCGCTCTTGAGGCCATGGTTCACTCGGCCAAACCGCCGGATCTCCTCATGGCAGCTTGCACCGTTTTTGGAGCGCGCCTCATCCGCGAAAAATACCACATCCCATTGGTCTCAGTCCACGTCCAGCCTACGGTCATGATCAGCGCTCATGAGCCACCCGTGCTCTTTCCAGGCATGGAACACATGCGCAGGCTCCCCCTCTGGTTGCGACGTTGGTTGGTCCACTTGCCGAATCCGGCAGATCGGTTTGCCGGCCCAGCCGTCCACGCCACTTGCTCAAAACACCATATCTCCCCGCCTAAAAGTCTGTGGTGGGACTGGGCAGACTCACCTGATGGCGTCCTCGCTCTTTTCCCGGAATGGTTCGCCCCAGCCCAGCCAGACTGGCCGGCCAATCTCCTGGTATGGGACTTTCCTCTCGAAGACATTGCCCAAGAGCGCCCTCTAAATCCAGAGGTCACCCAGTTCCTCGCCGCGGGAGAAAAACCCATCGTCTTCACTCCCGGCAGCGCCAATATCCAGGCACGCCGCTTTTTCCAGGTGGCACTGGAAACCGTGACCGCCATGAAGAAACGCGCCATCTTCGCCACCCGGCAGCGGGATCAGCTACCGCCAGATCTTCCTGAGAATGTCCTAGCCGTGGAGTACGTCCCCTTCTCCACCCTCATACCTCAGGCCGCCGCTTTTGTGCACCACGGCGGCATCGGCACACTGTCTCAGGGCTTTGCCGCAGGTGTGCCACAGCTCATCATGGCCATGGCCCATGACCAGCCGGACAATGCCTACCGCTTGAAAAAATTGGGTGCTGGCCTGGGCCTCACACCCCGTACTTTCACGCCTGGGAATGTTCAGGCCGCCCTTCACCACCTGCTCACCCAGCCCTCTTATTTGGCCGCTGCTCAACGCTGCCAAACCCACATGCAACGACGCCCGTCGATCCCACAACTTTTAGATTGGATCGCGGCGCGTAAGTTCCTGCCGAGCAAAAGCTGA
- a CDS encoding N-acetylmuramoyl-L-alanine amidase family protein, giving the protein MENLPSVNLGPWDLEKIPLVVVDAGHGGHDGGAVAGGTLEKKLALALALRLRDELITLGLRVKMTRDSDVFLPLEERAALADEWQADAFISVHLNTSASPEVHGIETYYNERKSLAAQRALQVKWSLAKGPVQDLRGRRLAESLQRHACRGTEAVDRGIKQRNYAVVSQTQVPAALIECGFLTHEAEAASLKNPDYQKKLTLAIARGMAEFLKIQGRYPPHGVLLDSQEPTEETPETAAP; this is encoded by the coding sequence ATGGAGAATTTGCCTAGCGTGAACCTCGGCCCCTGGGATTTGGAGAAAATACCGCTGGTTGTGGTGGATGCCGGTCATGGTGGGCATGATGGCGGTGCGGTGGCGGGGGGAACTCTTGAAAAAAAGCTCGCTTTGGCTTTGGCACTCCGCCTGCGGGATGAATTGATCACCCTGGGGTTGAGAGTCAAAATGACCCGGGATTCCGATGTTTTTTTACCCCTAGAAGAAAGGGCTGCCCTGGCGGACGAATGGCAGGCTGATGCCTTCATCAGCGTGCATCTAAATACCAGCGCCAGCCCCGAGGTGCACGGCATTGAGACTTATTACAACGAGCGAAAATCACTCGCTGCGCAAAGAGCGCTGCAGGTAAAGTGGTCACTCGCGAAAGGTCCCGTGCAGGATCTTCGCGGGCGCAGACTGGCTGAAAGTCTCCAGCGTCATGCTTGCCGTGGGACCGAGGCCGTGGATCGTGGGATCAAGCAAAGGAATTACGCTGTGGTCAGTCAGACTCAGGTGCCCGCAGCCTTGATCGAATGCGGTTTTCTGACCCACGAAGCCGAAGCAGCATCACTCAAAAATCCTGACTACCAAAAGAAACTCACACTGGCGATTGCTCGAGGCATGGCGGAGTTTTTGAAAATTCAAGGCAGGTATCCTCCGCATGGAGTGCTCTTAGACTCCCAAGAACCCACCGAGGAAACTCCCGAAACGGCAGCTCCCTAA
- a CDS encoding PEP-CTERM sorting domain-containing protein yields the protein MKPCLVRRLLLTCAAWSILALPMSSPASTIVWSSDFQDLLFDSNGQELDGNFSFEIGSFANGFVPTSSNFNDWAANWKVFDRAYDPTPADPNDGDPEGWEPLLQFYVGTAEHTATGGSASPDADPLSVFAQGEVAYLWVYNTKNREVGTEWALVTDGAGLGDVADDWAFPDPAEPSSTSYEWQLADADEAIYGGLNGTTGGGQNYTIQTSLVPVPEPGSSVLFGVAALGVLLRRRRTREQPSIR from the coding sequence ATGAAACCTTGCCTCGTCCGTCGCCTGCTTCTCACCTGTGCTGCCTGGTCTATTTTGGCTTTACCGATGTCGTCCCCCGCGAGCACCATCGTCTGGAGCAGTGATTTCCAAGATCTGCTGTTTGATTCGAATGGTCAGGAACTGGATGGAAATTTCTCCTTCGAAATCGGCTCCTTTGCCAACGGGTTTGTGCCGACTTCCTCTAACTTCAATGACTGGGCGGCAAACTGGAAGGTGTTTGATCGCGCTTATGATCCGACTCCTGCGGATCCCAATGATGGCGATCCTGAAGGGTGGGAACCGCTGCTGCAATTTTATGTCGGGACTGCCGAGCACACCGCGACGGGTGGCTCAGCCTCGCCAGACGCAGACCCTCTCAGTGTGTTTGCTCAGGGAGAAGTGGCTTACTTGTGGGTGTATAACACCAAGAACCGTGAGGTGGGGACAGAGTGGGCGCTGGTCACCGATGGGGCTGGGCTGGGCGATGTGGCCGATGATTGGGCTTTCCCAGATCCGGCAGAGCCATCTTCGACCTCGTATGAGTGGCAGCTCGCCGATGCGGACGAAGCCATCTACGGCGGACTGAATGGGACGACGGGCGGGGGGCAAAATTATACGATTCAGACGAGCTTGGTTCCTGTGCCGGAACCTGGATCTTCCGTTCTTTTTGGTGTGGCGGCACTGGGTGTCCTGCTGCGTCGGCGTCGCACCCGTGAGCAGCCTTCCATTCGTTGA